From the Paenibacillus sp. FSL H8-0548 genome, one window contains:
- a CDS encoding DUF2179 domain-containing protein, whose protein sequence is MNRLEAQKMKEIIREIDENAFIIRHYLTYWINEHILK, encoded by the coding sequence ATTAACCGATTGGAAGCACAAAAAATGAAAGAAATTATTCGTGAAATTGACGAAAATGCTTTCATAATTAGACACTATCTAACTTATTGGATTAATGAACATATACTGAAATAA
- a CDS encoding pentapeptide repeat-containing protein — MSANKILLDIQEMRERYTGLEANPFMVFRKQLQQQEEIHNASLIMTDLSGDVLIGSFHHVAFAQNKLPNTIKNVEMNECEWRLVDFLSCKTFENVNSIKTNYYDVRFPKTLKNCTFTNCEFSRMFAIETLFENVIFTNCIFRNCNLSFAKNAKFENCTFDHVEQFGMESN; from the coding sequence ATGTCAGCTAATAAGATATTGTTAGATATACAAGAGATGCGTGAGCGTTATACAGGACTTGAAGCCAATCCGTTTATGGTTTTTAGAAAACAATTGCAACAACAGGAAGAAATTCATAATGCATCATTAATAATGACTGATTTGTCTGGCGATGTTTTGATCGGTAGCTTTCATCATGTAGCTTTCGCGCAGAATAAACTGCCTAATACCATTAAGAACGTTGAGATGAATGAGTGTGAGTGGCGTTTAGTAGACTTCTTATCGTGCAAAACTTTTGAGAATGTTAATAGTATAAAAACAAACTACTATGATGTGAGATTTCCAAAAACACTTAAAAATTGTACATTTACCAATTGTGAATTTAGTCGAATGTTTGCGATAGAGACTTTGTTCGAAAACGTTATATTTACTAATTGTATTTTTAGAAACTGTAACTTGTCCTTCGCAAAAAATGCAAAGTTTGAAAATTGTACATTCGATCATGTGGAGCAGTTTGGTATGGAATCGAACTAA